A genomic stretch from Aedes albopictus strain Foshan chromosome 2, AalbF5, whole genome shotgun sequence includes:
- the LOC134286296 gene encoding uncharacterized protein LOC134286296, which yields MYYQNVGGINTSITEYQLALSDGCYDAYAFTETWLNEGTSSNQLFDNSFSVYRHDRSPLNSNKTTGGGVLLAVRSRFKSRLVSPPNCASVEQLWVAISTDDATIFVCVVYIPPDRINDPDVIETHINSLNWVVSQLEPKDNVVILGDFNLSSIAWQCSSFGFFFPCTTRSSMGQTSRELLDAYSTAGLRQMVGVKNENNRSLDLFFVSEELGVNCSVLHAPAPLVKICRHHPPLLMCLEASPSRTFHDTSESVSYDFSRANFGDMNDFLERVNWDEILSGSDANLAASTLSGVLLYAIDQFVPVISKREPTKPAWSNAALKNLKRAKQAALRRHSKYRTDTTRASYLEANTAYKHLNDSLYSAHLSRLQSRLKTNPKSFWRHVNDQRKESGLPTTMTDGFHEADTTTAIVDLFRSQFSSVFVNEQLDPQDVTEATRNVPSFPASGVQFAITNDVVIAAANLKSSTGCGPDGIPSLVIKRCLNSIAAPLTTVFNLSMTTGVFPNCWKESHVFPVFKKGCKRTVSNYRGIASLCATSKLLELIVLHNLVQSYAHYISEDQHGFVPKRSTTSNLTCFTSYLIRQFQSGHQIDAIYTDLSAAFDKMNHQIALAKFDKLGMNNNLLMWLRSYLTGRNSRSSLFPQPPTESLNTISKLKV from the coding sequence ATGTACTACCAAAATGTTGGTGGAATCAACACATCCATCACCGAATACCAGCTGGCCCTTAGCGACGGGTGCTACGATGCTTATGCGTTCACTGAGACCTGGCTGAACGAGGGCACATCGTCTAACCAGCTGTTCGACAATTCGTTTTCCGTTTATCGACATGACCGGTCACCATTAAACAGCAACAAGACCACCGGCGGCGGTGTTCTATTGGCAGTGCGTTCCAGGTTCAAATCCCGCTTGGTAAGTCCCCCGAACTGTGCATCGGTAGAGCAATTATGGGTCGCAATTTCGACCGATGACGCGACCATTTTTGTTTGCGTCGTTTACATTCCCCCCGATCGAATCAATGATCCAGACGTGATTGAGACACATATCAATTCGCTCAACTGGGTGGTGTCGCAATTGGAACCTAAGGACAACGTTGTCATACTCGGAGATTTCAACTTGAGTTCCATTGCTTGGCAGTGTAGTTCTTTTGGTTTCTTCTTTCCGTGCACTACTCGCTCCTCGATGGGTCAAACATCGCGCGAGCTGCTTGATGCCTACAGCACCGCTGGGCTCAGACAGATGGTTGGAGTTAAAAATGAAAATAACCGTTCACTTGATCTGTTCTTTGTGAGCGAGGAACTAGGAGTAAACTGCTCGGTTCTGCATGCTCCTGCTCCGCTTGTAAAAATTTGTAGACATCACCCGCCTCTGCTAATGTGTCTGGAAGCGAGTCCGTCTCGTACCTTTCACGATACGTCAGAAAGTGTCTCCTATGATTTCAGTCGGGCTAATTTCGGTGAtatgaatgatttcctggagcgCGTGAACTGGGACGAGATTCTTAGCGGATCCGACGCGAACCTTGCTGCTTCGACTCTCTCCGGAGTATTGCTCTATGCAATCGACCAGTTTGTTCCAGTCATTTCGAAGCGGGAACCGACTAAGCCGGCTTGGTCAAATGCCGccctcaaaaatcttaaaagagCAAAACAGGCAGCTCTGAGGCGTCACAGTAAGTACCGTACCGACACCACGAGAGCGAGTTACTTGGAAGCGAATACCGCATACAAGCACCTCAACGATAGTCTCTACAGCGCCCATTTAAGCCGATTACAAAGCCGCCTGAAAACTAATCCCAAGAGTTTTTGGCGGCATGTCAACGACCAACGTAAAGAATCTGGTTTGCCGACTACGATGACTGATGGATTCCATGAAGCTGATACAACAACCGCTATAGTCGACTTGTTCCGTTCACAATTCAGCAGCGTCTTCGTCAATGAGCAACTTGACCCACAGGATGTCACCGAAGCCACACGGAATGTTCCGAGCTTTCCTGCATCTGGAGTGCAGTTCGCTATCACCAACGATGTCGTTATTGCTGCCGCCAATTTGAAGTCCTCAACTGGATGTGGACCGGACGGCATCCCGTCGCTTGTCATTAAACGTTGTTTGAATTCTATTGCCGCGCCTCTTACAACGGTGTTCAACCTTTCCATGACAACCGGCGTTTTTCCGAATTGCTGGAAGGAGTCGCACGTTTTTCCCGTTTTCAAGAAAGGCTGCAAAAGAACTGTCTCAAACTACAGAGGTATTGCTTCACTGTGCGCTACGTCGAAGTTACTGGAGTTGATCGTTCTACACAATCTAGTTCAAAGTTACGCACATTACATTTCTGAGGATCAACACGGATTTGTTCCAAAACGATCGACGACCTCTAATCTGACGTGTTTCACGTCGTACCTGATACGCCAGTTTCAAAGTGGTCATCAAATAGACGCCATCTATACTGACCTTTCTGCCGCCTTCGATAAAATGAATCACCAAATCGCTCTGGCCAAATTCGATAAACTGGGTATGAACAACAACCTCCTAATGTGGCTCCGATCCTATCTAACTGGACGCA